Proteins from a genomic interval of Pantoea deleyi:
- the secE gene encoding preprotein translocase subunit SecE has translation MSANTEAQGSGRGLEAVKWVAVVVLLLAAIVGNYLYRDVSLPLRALAVVVLIAAAGGIALLTTKGKATVAFAREARTEMRKVIWPTRQETLHTTLIVAAVTAVMSLILWGLDGILVRLVSFITGLRF, from the coding sequence ATGAGTGCGAATACCGAAGCTCAAGGGAGCGGGCGTGGCCTGGAAGCGGTAAAGTGGGTAGCAGTCGTGGTACTGCTGCTTGCGGCGATTGTAGGTAACTACCTCTATCGTGATGTGTCACTGCCACTGCGCGCGTTAGCCGTAGTTGTACTGATTGCAGCGGCTGGCGGCATTGCGCTTTTAACGACCAAAGGCAAAGCGACCGTGGCTTTTGCTCGTGAAGCAAGAACAGAAATGCGTAAGGTTATCTGGCCAACCCGCCAGGAAACGCTGCACACCACGTTAATCGTTGCCGCGGTGACTGCCGTGATGTCACTGATTTTGTGGGGGCTGGATGGTATTCTGGTCCGTCTGGTATCGTTTATCACTGGCCTGAGGTTCTGA
- the tuf gene encoding elongation factor Tu: protein MAKEQFQRNKLHVNVGTIGHVDHGKTTLTAAITTVLAKTNGGQARAFDQIDSTPEEKARGITINTAHVEYETASRHYAHVDCPGHADYVKNMITGAAQMDGAILVVAATDGPMPQTREHILLGRQVGVPYIIVFLNKCDMVDDEELLELVEMEVRDLLSQYDFPGDDTPIVRGSALKALEGEAEWEAKIIELAEHLDNYIPDPVRAIDMPFLLPIEDVFSISGRGTVVTGRVERGIVKVGDEVEIVGIKDTAKSTCTGVEMFRKLLDQGQAGENCGVLLRGIKREDIQRGQVLAKPGTIKPHTQFESEVYVLSKDEGGRHTPFFKGYRPQFYFRTTDVTGSVELPEGVEMVMPGDNIKMVVTLIHPIAMDEGLRFAIREGGRTVGAGVVAKVIA, encoded by the coding sequence ATGGCTAAAGAGCAATTTCAACGTAACAAACTGCACGTAAACGTGGGCACCATCGGTCACGTTGACCACGGTAAAACCACCCTGACTGCAGCTATCACTACCGTACTGGCTAAAACCAACGGCGGCCAGGCGCGTGCATTCGACCAGATCGACAGCACCCCTGAAGAAAAAGCCCGCGGTATTACCATCAACACCGCACACGTTGAGTATGAGACGGCTTCACGTCACTATGCTCACGTTGACTGCCCAGGCCACGCCGACTATGTGAAAAACATGATCACCGGTGCTGCGCAGATGGACGGCGCGATCCTGGTTGTTGCTGCGACTGATGGCCCGATGCCACAGACCCGTGAGCACATCCTGCTGGGTCGTCAGGTTGGCGTTCCTTACATCATCGTGTTCCTGAACAAGTGTGACATGGTTGATGATGAAGAGCTGCTGGAGCTGGTTGAGATGGAAGTTCGTGACCTGCTGTCACAGTACGACTTCCCAGGCGATGACACTCCAATCGTTCGTGGTTCTGCGCTGAAAGCGCTGGAAGGCGAAGCGGAGTGGGAAGCTAAAATCATCGAGCTGGCTGAACACCTGGACAACTACATCCCGGATCCAGTCCGTGCGATCGACATGCCGTTCCTGCTGCCAATCGAAGACGTCTTCTCAATCTCTGGCCGTGGTACCGTTGTTACCGGTCGTGTTGAGCGCGGCATCGTTAAAGTCGGCGACGAAGTTGAAATCGTTGGTATCAAAGATACTGCGAAATCAACCTGTACCGGTGTTGAGATGTTCCGTAAGCTGCTGGACCAGGGTCAGGCAGGCGAAAACTGTGGTGTTCTGCTGCGCGGTATCAAGCGTGAAGACATCCAGCGTGGTCAGGTTCTGGCTAAGCCAGGCACCATCAAGCCACACACCCAGTTCGAGTCAGAAGTTTACGTTCTGTCTAAAGACGAAGGTGGCCGCCATACTCCGTTCTTCAAGGGCTACCGTCCACAGTTCTACTTCCGTACCACTGACGTGACCGGTTCAGTAGAGCTGCCAGAAGGCGTTGAAATGGTTATGCCAGGCGACAACATCAAAATGGTTGTTACCCTGATCCACCCAATCGCTATGGACGAAGGTCTGCGCTTCGCAATCCGCGAAGGTGGCCGTACCGTTGGCGCGGGTGTTGTTGCTAAAGTTATCGCATAA
- the coaA gene encoding type I pantothenate kinase → MDKTTPLTTPYLEFTREQWAALRDSVPMTLSEDEIAQLKGINEDLSLEEVAEIYLPLSRLLNFYISSNVRRQAVLEQFLGTNGQKIPYIISIAGSVAVGKSTTARVLQALLSRWPEHRKVELITTDGFLHPNAVLKERGLMKKKGFPQSYDMHRLVNFVSDLKSGASQVTAPVYSHLIYDVIPDGDKVIQQPDILILEGLNVLQSGMDYPHDPHHVFVSDFVDFSIYVDAEEDLLQNWYINRFLKFRQGAFTDPDSYFHHYARLSEAEAIEVAGNLWKEINWLNLQENILPTRERASLIMTKSGDHAVDRVRLRK, encoded by the coding sequence ATGGATAAAACGACACCCCTGACAACGCCTTATCTGGAGTTCACTCGCGAGCAGTGGGCTGCATTACGTGATTCTGTTCCTATGACACTGTCAGAAGATGAGATCGCGCAGCTGAAAGGTATTAACGAGGATCTCTCACTGGAAGAGGTGGCAGAAATTTATCTGCCGCTTTCGCGTCTGCTTAATTTTTATATCAGTTCGAATGTTCGCCGGCAGGCGGTACTGGAGCAGTTCCTCGGCACGAATGGCCAGAAGATCCCCTATATCATCAGTATTGCGGGCAGCGTAGCGGTCGGGAAAAGCACCACGGCGCGTGTATTGCAGGCGTTGCTGAGCCGCTGGCCTGAACACCGTAAGGTGGAATTGATCACCACGGACGGCTTCCTTCATCCTAATGCCGTGCTGAAAGAGCGTGGCCTGATGAAGAAGAAAGGGTTTCCGCAATCCTATGATATGCACCGGCTGGTTAATTTCGTGTCTGACTTAAAGTCGGGCGCCAGTCAGGTCACCGCTCCGGTCTATTCGCATCTGATTTATGATGTCATCCCTGATGGGGATAAAGTGATCCAGCAGCCTGATATTCTTATTCTTGAAGGCCTGAATGTATTGCAGAGCGGGATGGACTATCCCCACGATCCTCATCATGTCTTTGTGTCAGACTTCGTCGATTTCTCTATCTATGTGGATGCGGAAGAAGATCTCCTGCAGAACTGGTATATCAATCGATTCCTGAAATTCCGTCAGGGCGCCTTTACCGATCCCGACTCCTACTTCCATCACTATGCCCGGCTTTCAGAAGCGGAAGCGATTGAGGTTGCAGGGAATTTATGGAAAGAAATCAACTGGCTCAACCTGCAGGAGAATATCCTGCCGACACGTGAACGGGCCAGCCTGATTATGACTAAAAGCGGCGACCATGCGGTCGACAGGGTTCGCCTGCGTAAATAG
- the birA gene encoding bifunctional biotin--[acetyl-CoA-carboxylase] ligase/biotin operon repressor BirA — translation MKDHSVPLKLVDILSDGEFHSGEQLGETLGMSRAAINKHIQTLKSWGLDVFTVTGKGYSLSAPIQLLDEQLILSLVKQGNVSVIPVIDSTNQYLLERMNELASGAACIAEYQQAGRGRRGRQWFSPFGANLYMSMYWRLEQGPAAAMGLSLVIGIIMAETLRSSGASDVRVKWPNDIYLNDRKLAGILVELTGKTGDAAQIVMGAGINLAMRSADAAQINQGWINLQEAGVTVNRNELAARLINSLRDALPLFEQEGLTPFIERWAALDNFINRPVKLLIGEREVHGIARGVDSQGGLLLEQEGEIKSWVGGEISLRPV, via the coding sequence ATGAAAGACCACAGTGTTCCGCTAAAGCTGGTCGATATTTTATCTGATGGTGAATTTCATTCCGGTGAGCAGCTAGGCGAAACGCTGGGGATGAGCCGGGCTGCCATCAATAAGCATATCCAGACCCTGAAAAGCTGGGGACTTGACGTTTTTACCGTAACAGGAAAGGGCTATAGCCTCTCTGCGCCGATTCAGTTGCTGGATGAGCAGCTGATTCTCTCACTGGTCAAACAGGGCAACGTCTCAGTGATCCCGGTCATTGATTCGACGAATCAGTATCTGCTGGAGCGGATGAACGAACTGGCGTCGGGCGCTGCCTGCATCGCGGAATATCAGCAGGCTGGTCGCGGCCGTCGTGGCCGTCAGTGGTTCTCTCCCTTTGGGGCCAATCTTTACATGTCCATGTACTGGCGTCTGGAGCAGGGACCCGCTGCGGCGATGGGTCTGAGCCTGGTGATTGGGATTATCATGGCGGAGACACTGCGCTCGTCAGGTGCCAGCGACGTCCGCGTTAAGTGGCCTAATGATATCTATCTGAACGATCGCAAACTGGCCGGGATCCTGGTTGAGTTGACAGGCAAAACCGGCGATGCTGCGCAGATTGTGATGGGGGCCGGGATTAATCTGGCGATGCGTTCAGCGGATGCCGCCCAGATAAATCAGGGCTGGATCAACCTGCAGGAGGCCGGGGTCACCGTGAATCGCAATGAACTGGCGGCCCGCCTGATTAACAGCCTGCGTGATGCCCTGCCGCTCTTCGAACAGGAGGGGTTAACGCCCTTTATTGAACGCTGGGCCGCGCTGGATAATTTTATCAACCGGCCGGTTAAGCTGCTGATTGGCGAACGGGAAGTGCACGGCATCGCGCGGGGGGTCGACAGTCAGGGTGGCCTGCTGCTGGAACAGGAGGGCGAAATCAAATCCTGGGTAGGCGGTGAGATATCGCTGCGGCCGGTGTGA
- the murB gene encoding UDP-N-acetylmuramate dehydrogenase, whose product MSSQYPSLKADNTLGLEVHTQKRIVAETPAAILAAWQASQQDQTPFLVLGEGSNVLFLEDFAGTVVLNRIQGIRIQDDNEQWRLHVGAGENWHQLVKSTLEKGITGLENLALIPGMTGSAPIQNIGAYGVELKDVCDYVDVLNLHNGQTERLDCQACEFGYRDSIFKHRYQSGYVIVAVGFILAKHWQPVLTYGDLKTLDPLTASAWDVYHAVCRMRQSKLPDPKVTGNVGSFFKNPVISAAQCRSLLAQFPAMPHYPMPDGETKLAAGWLIDQCQLKGYRIGGAAVHQQQALVLINADNATSEDIVALAKAVRARVGEKFDVWLEPEVRFIEARGECNAVGVIA is encoded by the coding sequence ATGTCCAGCCAGTATCCTTCCTTAAAAGCCGACAATACGCTCGGACTCGAAGTACATACACAAAAACGCATCGTCGCTGAGACGCCAGCGGCCATTCTGGCGGCCTGGCAGGCCAGCCAGCAGGATCAGACACCCTTCCTGGTGCTGGGCGAAGGTAGCAATGTCCTCTTCCTTGAAGATTTTGCCGGAACCGTCGTATTAAACCGTATTCAGGGCATCCGCATTCAGGATGACAACGAACAGTGGCGATTACATGTCGGCGCCGGTGAGAACTGGCATCAGCTGGTCAAAAGTACGCTGGAAAAAGGGATCACTGGCCTGGAAAACCTGGCGCTGATCCCGGGAATGACGGGCTCTGCACCCATTCAGAATATCGGCGCTTACGGAGTCGAGTTAAAAGATGTCTGCGACTACGTCGACGTCCTGAATCTGCACAATGGCCAGACAGAGCGTCTCGATTGCCAGGCGTGTGAGTTTGGCTATCGCGACAGCATTTTTAAGCATCGCTATCAGTCAGGCTATGTGATCGTCGCGGTAGGGTTCATATTGGCTAAGCATTGGCAGCCGGTACTGACCTACGGCGATTTGAAGACGCTCGATCCGCTGACTGCCAGTGCCTGGGATGTCTATCATGCGGTGTGCCGGATGCGCCAGAGCAAGTTACCTGACCCAAAAGTCACCGGCAACGTCGGCAGTTTCTTCAAAAATCCGGTGATCTCCGCAGCGCAGTGCCGTTCACTGCTGGCGCAGTTCCCGGCGATGCCACACTATCCGATGCCGGATGGCGAAACCAAGCTGGCCGCAGGGTGGCTTATCGACCAGTGCCAGCTGAAAGGTTATCGCATCGGAGGCGCAGCCGTTCATCAGCAACAGGCGCTGGTCCTGATCAATGCCGATAACGCCACCTCAGAGGACATCGTGGCGCTGGCAAAAGCCGTGCGCGCCCGGGTAGGGGAAAAATTTGATGTCTGGCTGGAGCCTGAAGTGCGCTTTATCGAGGCGCGGGGCGAGTGTAACGCCGTCGGAGTAATCGCATGA
- the hemG gene encoding menaquinone-dependent protoporphyrinogen IX dehydrogenase, whose product MKALILYSTRDGQTRKIASALAEAIRTQQPCDLMNIQDAPQPVWADYDRVLIGASIRYGHFQPVVETFVKQHLQALQQCTSGFFSVNLTARKPEKRSPETNAYTRKFLAASPWQPDCCAVFAGALYYPRYRWFDRVMIQLIMRMTGGETDSTKEVEYTDWAQVRAFAQEFAQLPGKS is encoded by the coding sequence ATGAAAGCCCTGATTCTCTATTCGACCCGTGACGGACAAACCCGGAAGATTGCCTCTGCGCTTGCTGAAGCGATCCGTACGCAGCAACCCTGTGACCTGATGAACATTCAGGATGCGCCGCAGCCGGTATGGGCAGACTACGATCGCGTGCTGATCGGCGCCTCTATTCGTTACGGTCATTTTCAGCCGGTCGTCGAAACCTTTGTGAAGCAACATCTCCAGGCGCTGCAGCAGTGTACCAGCGGATTCTTCTCGGTGAACCTGACGGCGCGTAAACCGGAGAAGCGCTCTCCCGAGACGAATGCCTATACCCGGAAGTTCCTGGCGGCGTCACCGTGGCAGCCCGATTGCTGCGCCGTCTTCGCCGGAGCGCTCTACTATCCGCGCTATCGCTGGTTTGATCGGGTCATGATTCAGCTCATTATGCGGATGACTGGCGGAGAAACCGATTCAACGAAAGAAGTGGAGTACACAGACTGGGCGCAGGTCCGTGCTTTTGCTCAGGAATTTGCACAGTTACCAGGCAAATCGTAG
- the trkH gene encoding Trk system potassium transporter TrkH: MHFRAITRIVGLLVILFSVTMILPGLVALIYRDGAGRAFSQTFMMALVIGSLLWWPNRKKKTELKPREGFLIVVLFWTVLGSVGAMPFIFAEQPHLSVTDAFFESFSGLTTTGATTLVGLDSLPKAILFYRQMLQWLGGMGIIVLAVAILPILGVGGMQLYRAEMPGPLKDNKMRPRIAETAKTLWLIYVLLTVACALALWLAGMPAFDAIGHSFSTIAIGGFSTHDASIGYFNSGTINTIVAVFLLISGCNYGLHFAMLSGRNPRVYWRDPEFRMFIGVQLTLVLICTLVLWFHHVYSDGWQTLNQAFFQVVSMATTAGFTTDSISRWPLFLPVLLLCSAFIGGCAGSTGGGLKVIRILLLCKQGNRELKRLVHPNAVYTIKLGNRALPERILEAVWGFFSAYALVFLVSMLAIIATGVDDFSAFAAVAATLNNLGPGLGVVADNFTSMNDVAKWILISTMLFGRLEVFTLLVLFTPTFWRE, encoded by the coding sequence ATGCACTTTCGCGCCATTACCCGCATAGTCGGTCTGCTGGTGATCCTCTTTTCAGTGACGATGATTTTGCCTGGCCTGGTCGCATTGATCTATCGCGATGGCGCAGGACGGGCGTTTAGCCAGACCTTTATGATGGCGCTGGTGATCGGCTCGCTGCTGTGGTGGCCGAACCGCAAAAAGAAAACCGAGCTTAAGCCGCGGGAAGGATTTCTGATCGTCGTGCTGTTCTGGACGGTGCTGGGCAGCGTGGGGGCGATGCCCTTTATCTTTGCCGAGCAGCCGCATCTTTCGGTGACGGACGCCTTCTTTGAATCTTTCTCCGGCCTGACGACCACCGGTGCCACGACCCTGGTGGGGCTGGACTCGCTGCCTAAAGCAATCCTCTTCTACCGGCAGATGCTGCAGTGGCTGGGCGGGATGGGGATCATCGTGTTAGCGGTGGCGATTCTGCCGATTCTGGGCGTCGGCGGCATGCAGCTCTATCGTGCTGAGATGCCGGGGCCGCTAAAAGATAACAAGATGCGGCCACGTATTGCCGAGACGGCGAAAACACTCTGGCTGATCTACGTTCTGCTGACGGTCGCCTGTGCACTGGCGTTGTGGCTGGCGGGCATGCCGGCGTTCGATGCCATCGGTCACAGTTTCTCAACCATCGCTATCGGCGGCTTCTCAACCCACGATGCCAGCATCGGCTATTTTAACAGTGGCACCATCAACACTATCGTGGCGGTGTTTCTGCTGATCTCCGGCTGTAACTATGGTCTGCACTTTGCCATGCTCAGCGGACGCAATCCGCGCGTCTACTGGCGCGACCCGGAGTTCCGCATGTTTATTGGCGTACAGCTGACGCTGGTGCTGATCTGCACGCTGGTACTCTGGTTCCACCATGTCTACTCGGATGGCTGGCAAACGCTGAACCAGGCCTTTTTCCAGGTGGTGTCGATGGCCACGACGGCGGGATTCACTACCGACAGCATCTCGCGCTGGCCGCTGTTCCTGCCAGTGCTGCTGTTGTGCTCTGCCTTTATCGGCGGATGTGCCGGTTCAACCGGCGGTGGCCTGAAGGTGATCCGTATCCTGCTGCTGTGCAAGCAGGGCAACCGTGAACTTAAGCGTCTGGTTCACCCGAATGCGGTTTACACCATTAAGCTGGGCAACCGCGCGCTGCCGGAACGTATCCTCGAAGCCGTATGGGGATTCTTCTCGGCGTATGCGCTGGTATTCCTGGTCAGTATGCTGGCGATCATCGCCACAGGCGTAGATGATTTCTCGGCTTTTGCCGCCGTTGCCGCCACCCTGAATAACCTCGGGCCAGGCTTAGGGGTGGTCGCCGATAACTTCACTTCGATGAATGACGTAGCGAAATGGATACTGATCTCGACTATGTTATTCGGACGCCTCGAGGTATTTACCTTGCTGGTGCTGTTCACGCCGACTTTCTGGCGTGAATAA
- a CDS encoding IMPACT family protein, which translates to MEAFDIPAVPVSSSEETIKKSRFITLLAHTEGAEAARAFVQQVKSEHPTARHHCWAWVAGAPDDSQQLGFSDDGEPSGTAGKPMLAQLMGAGIGEITAVVVRYYGGIMLGTGGLVKAYGGGVQQGLKQLPRQRKVPMKYFTLQCDYPQLSDIERLVQRFDAKVTESDYQDRIALTLAVPYGQIDGFKQNLSDFSRGALSLIPLTP; encoded by the coding sequence ATGGAGGCCTTTGATATTCCGGCTGTGCCAGTGAGCAGCAGTGAAGAGACCATCAAGAAGAGTCGCTTCATTACGCTACTGGCACACACCGAGGGAGCAGAGGCGGCGCGTGCTTTTGTTCAGCAGGTGAAAAGTGAGCATCCCACTGCCCGCCATCACTGCTGGGCCTGGGTCGCGGGCGCGCCGGATGACTCTCAGCAGCTCGGCTTCTCCGATGATGGTGAGCCGTCGGGCACGGCGGGGAAGCCGATGCTGGCGCAGCTGATGGGCGCCGGGATTGGCGAGATTACCGCCGTGGTGGTGCGCTATTACGGCGGCATCATGCTGGGAACCGGCGGCTTAGTGAAAGCGTATGGCGGCGGCGTCCAGCAGGGCCTTAAGCAGCTGCCCCGGCAGCGTAAAGTGCCGATGAAATACTTCACTCTGCAATGTGACTATCCGCAGCTGAGTGATATCGAACGGCTGGTACAGCGTTTCGACGCGAAGGTGACGGAGAGCGACTATCAGGATCGTATCGCGTTGACGCTGGCCGTGCCTTACGGGCAGATCGACGGTTTCAAACAAAATCTGTCAGACTTTAGTCGGGGAGCGTTATCGCTTATCCCGCTCACACCCTGA
- the pepQ gene encoding Xaa-Pro dipeptidase, whose product MDSLKTLYHAHIATLQQRAQQVLARNKLDAMLIHSGELLTVFLDDHTYPFKVNPQFKAWVPVTQVPNCWLWIDGVNKPKLWFYSPVDYWHNVEPLPDSFWTKDVEVIGLKNADEIGQLLPAQRDNVAYIGPVSARATQLGIASGNINPKAVIDFLHFHRSIKTDYELACMRQAQKLAVAGHRAAKEAFSAGLSEFDINQAYLTATGHRDTDVPYGNIIALNEHAAVLHYTRLDHQPPAKRHSFLIDAGAEYLGYAADLTRSYAAQSSSLYARMVEAMNAEELALIATLKPGVRYTDYHLQMHHRIAKMLLKFELVRGISEEALVAEDLTGPFMPHGLGHPLGLQVHDVAGFMQDEQGTHLAAPAQYPYLRCTRVLQPGMVLTIEPGFYIIDSLLAPLREGRFSQHFNWQAIDALRPYGGIRIEDNVVIHAHRVENMTRDLHLA is encoded by the coding sequence ATGGATTCACTGAAGACCTTGTATCACGCGCACATCGCCACGTTGCAACAACGGGCGCAGCAGGTGCTGGCACGCAATAAACTGGATGCGATGTTGATCCATTCCGGTGAGCTGTTGACGGTGTTTCTGGATGATCACACCTATCCCTTCAAGGTGAACCCCCAGTTTAAAGCCTGGGTTCCGGTGACGCAGGTTCCAAACTGCTGGTTATGGATCGACGGGGTGAACAAACCGAAACTCTGGTTCTACTCGCCGGTCGATTACTGGCATAACGTGGAGCCGCTGCCGGATAGCTTCTGGACGAAAGATGTTGAGGTTATTGGCCTGAAAAATGCGGATGAGATCGGGCAGTTGCTGCCTGCTCAGCGTGATAACGTCGCCTATATCGGCCCGGTCAGCGCGCGCGCCACCCAGCTCGGCATCGCCTCCGGCAATATCAACCCCAAAGCGGTTATCGACTTCCTGCACTTCCACCGCAGCATTAAAACAGATTATGAGCTGGCCTGTATGCGCCAGGCGCAAAAGCTGGCCGTGGCGGGCCATCGGGCAGCGAAAGAGGCCTTTTCGGCGGGATTAAGCGAGTTCGACATCAATCAGGCTTACCTGACCGCGACCGGCCACCGCGACACCGACGTGCCATACGGCAATATCATTGCGCTGAATGAACACGCCGCGGTGCTGCACTACACCCGTCTGGACCATCAGCCGCCCGCGAAACGTCACAGTTTTCTGATTGATGCCGGCGCTGAGTATCTGGGCTATGCCGCCGATCTGACCCGCAGCTATGCCGCCCAGAGCAGTTCTCTCTATGCCAGAATGGTGGAGGCGATGAATGCTGAAGAGCTGGCGCTGATCGCCACGCTGAAACCCGGCGTGCGTTACACCGATTATCATCTTCAGATGCACCATCGTATTGCGAAGATGTTGCTGAAGTTCGAGCTGGTGCGTGGAATCAGCGAAGAGGCGCTGGTGGCGGAAGACCTGACCGGGCCGTTTATGCCGCACGGTCTGGGGCATCCTCTGGGTCTGCAGGTGCACGATGTGGCCGGTTTCATGCAGGATGAGCAGGGCACCCATCTGGCTGCGCCTGCGCAGTATCCTTATCTTCGCTGCACGCGCGTCCTGCAACCGGGCATGGTGTTAACCATCGAGCCGGGCTTCTATATTATTGATTCGCTCCTGGCACCGCTGCGCGAAGGGCGTTTCAGTCAGCACTTCAACTGGCAGGCGATCGATGCGCTGCGGCCTTATGGCGGCATTCGTATCGAGGATAACGTGGTGATCCATGCGCATCGCGTTGAGAACATGACCCGCGATCTGCATCTGGCCTGA
- the fadB gene encoding fatty acid oxidation complex subunit alpha FadB → MLYQGANLTLHWLDDGIAELVFDATGSVNKLDTQTVASLGEAIAVLEQQPDLRGLLLSSAKPAFIVGADITEFLSLFDAPTEKLSQWLSYANSIFNRLEDLPVPTLCAIDGYALGGGCECVLATDLRIATADARIGLPETKLGIMPGFGGSVRLPRLLGADSALEIIAAGKDVDGAAALKLGLVDAVVARDKLREAGIIMLKAVASDGSWRARRAPKLAPLKLSPIEAAMSFTIAKAMVMQTAGKHYPAPLMAVKTIDAAATLGRDDALKLETAAFVPLAQSDEARALVGIFLNDQYVKSLAKKRAAESGAPAQAAVLGAGIMGGGISYQSAWKGVPVRMKDINPQALTLGMNEASKLLNKLLTRGKIDGNKLASVIATIQPTLDYAGFEQADVVVEAVVENPQIKARVLAETEQHLREDAILASNTSTIPISQLAQALQRPENFCGMHFFNPVPRMPLVEVVRGEKTSEATLSKVVAWASKMGKTPIVVNDCPGFFVNRVLFPYFAAFSLLLRDGADFRQIDKVMEKQFGWPMGPSWLLDVVGIDTAHHAQSVMADGFPDRMKHDYRDAIDLLFEAGRFGQKNGKGFWRWEDDKKGKLKKVPDAEVDTLLQQVCQPARAFSDEEILNRMMLPMLNEVVRCLEEKIIASPAEADMALVYGLGFPPFRGGAFRYLDTLGNSNVVDQARRYSALGGLYALPALLVEKAHQHESWYPAAKPIDEAALKSA, encoded by the coding sequence ATGCTCTACCAAGGCGCTAACCTTACTCTTCACTGGCTGGACGATGGCATCGCCGAGCTGGTTTTTGACGCTACCGGCTCGGTCAACAAGCTTGATACGCAGACTGTCGCCAGTCTGGGCGAGGCGATCGCCGTGCTGGAACAGCAGCCCGACCTGCGCGGCCTGCTGCTGAGCTCCGCTAAACCCGCTTTCATTGTCGGCGCGGACATCACCGAGTTTCTCTCGCTGTTTGATGCCCCGACCGAAAAGCTGAGCCAGTGGCTGAGCTACGCCAACAGCATCTTCAACCGCCTGGAAGATCTGCCGGTGCCGACCCTGTGCGCCATCGACGGCTATGCGCTGGGCGGAGGATGTGAATGCGTGCTGGCCACCGATCTGCGTATCGCTACTGCGGACGCCCGCATCGGTCTGCCGGAGACAAAACTCGGCATCATGCCGGGCTTTGGCGGCAGCGTCAGGTTGCCGCGCCTGCTGGGCGCCGACAGCGCGCTGGAGATCATCGCCGCAGGCAAAGATGTCGACGGAGCCGCAGCCCTTAAACTCGGTCTGGTCGATGCGGTGGTTGCCCGCGACAAACTGCGCGAGGCGGGCATCATCATGCTCAAAGCCGTGGCCAGCGATGGCAGCTGGCGCGCGCGCCGCGCACCTAAACTGGCTCCGTTAAAACTCAGCCCGATCGAAGCGGCCATGAGTTTTACGATCGCCAAAGCCATGGTGATGCAGACCGCCGGTAAGCACTATCCCGCGCCGCTGATGGCCGTGAAAACCATCGATGCGGCGGCCACGCTGGGTCGCGATGACGCCCTGAAACTCGAAACTGCCGCGTTTGTGCCGCTGGCGCAATCCGATGAAGCGCGTGCCCTGGTCGGCATCTTTCTCAACGATCAATACGTTAAAAGTCTGGCGAAAAAGCGAGCCGCCGAAAGCGGCGCGCCCGCCCAGGCTGCGGTGCTGGGCGCCGGGATTATGGGAGGTGGCATCAGCTACCAGTCTGCGTGGAAAGGCGTGCCGGTCAGAATGAAAGACATTAATCCGCAGGCGTTAACGCTGGGGATGAACGAAGCCAGCAAGTTGCTGAATAAGCTGCTGACGCGCGGCAAAATCGACGGTAATAAACTCGCCAGCGTGATTGCCACCATCCAGCCGACACTGGACTACGCCGGTTTTGAACAGGCTGATGTGGTGGTCGAGGCGGTGGTCGAGAACCCGCAGATCAAAGCCAGAGTGCTGGCCGAAACCGAACAGCATCTGCGTGAGGATGCGATTCTCGCCTCTAACACCTCGACGATTCCGATCAGCCAGCTGGCTCAGGCGTTGCAGCGCCCCGAAAACTTCTGCGGCATGCACTTCTTTAATCCGGTGCCGCGTATGCCGCTGGTTGAAGTGGTGCGCGGCGAGAAAACCAGCGAAGCGACCCTGAGCAAAGTGGTGGCCTGGGCCAGTAAGATGGGGAAAACCCCGATTGTGGTGAATGACTGCCCCGGCTTCTTCGTTAACCGGGTGCTGTTCCCCTACTTCGCCGCATTCAGCCTGCTGCTGCGCGACGGCGCCGACTTCCGCCAGATCGATAAGGTAATGGAAAAACAGTTCGGCTGGCCGATGGGGCCCTCCTGGCTGCTGGATGTGGTCGGCATTGATACCGCGCACCACGCGCAAAGCGTGATGGCTGATGGTTTCCCGGATCGTATGAAGCATGACTACCGCGATGCGATCGACCTGCTGTTTGAAGCCGGGCGCTTTGGCCAGAAAAATGGCAAAGGGTTCTGGCGCTGGGAAGATGACAAAAAGGGCAAGCTGAAGAAAGTGCCGGATGCAGAGGTGGATACGCTGCTGCAGCAGGTCTGCCAGCCCGCACGGGCCTTCAGCGATGAAGAGATCCTGAACCGTATGATGCTGCCGATGCTGAATGAGGTCGTGCGCTGTCTGGAAGAGAAGATCATCGCTTCGCCTGCAGAAGCCGATATGGCGCTGGTTTACGGTCTCGGCTTCCCGCCTTTCCGTGGCGGGGCTTTCCGCTACCTCGATACGCTGGGCAACAGCAACGTTGTCGATCAGGCCCGGCGCTACAGCGCGCTCGGCGGCCTGTACGCCCTGCCCGCGCTCCTGGTAGAGAAAGCCCATCAGCATGAAAGCTGGTATCCCGCCGCCAAACCGATTGACGAAGCCGCGCTGAAAAGCGCCTGA